DNA from Parageobacillus thermoglucosidasius:
GAGGTTTCTTCTGTTTGCCGCAATCGGCAGCGGCTGGCGGATCTGCTCCAATTTCCGCTGGAACAATGGGTATGTTGCGAACAAATACACGATGCCCGCATCGAAAAGGTGACAAGCAGCCAAAGCGGGAAAGGAGCGGCGGATTACAAGTCAGCCATTGCTGGGACGGACGGCTTGTATACAAAAGAAGCTGGATTGCTGCTTGCCTTATGTTTCGCTGATTGCGTACCGCTTTATTTTATGGCGCCGAAACATGGCATGATCGGTCTTGCTCATGCCGGCTGGCGGGGAACGGTAAAAAACATTGCGGGAGAAATGATTCACCTTTGGCATGAGCGTGAACATATTCCTTTGGATGACATATATGTGGCGATCGGTCCGGCGATTGGCGCTTGCTGCTATATCGTCGATGACCGCGTCATCACGTACGTTGATTGCATTTTGGATGGTGAACAGGCTCCCTATAAGCAAGTGAGCATAGGACAATATGCCCTTGATTTAAAAGAGCTGAATAAAGTATTACTGATACAGGCAGGAGTTCGTGAAGAACATATTGATATTTCCGGGTATTGTACGAGTTGCGCTGATTATTTGTTTTTTTCCCATCGTCGCGATCAAGGAAAAACAGGAAGAATGATGGCGTTTATCGGCAGGAAGGGGGAATGAACGATGACGGTTCGCGACAATTTAGCAATCATTCGCGAAAACATTGAAGCAGCATGTCAACGCGTGGGGCGCGACCCTGCCGACATTCGCATTGTTGCTGTTACGAAATATGTGAGTGTAGAACGGGCAAAAGAGGCATTAGAAGCTGGCATTACCGATTTGGGAGAAAATCGTGATGATGGGTTGCTACAAAAATATGAAGCGCTAGGTAATGAACCGACATGGCATTTTATTGGCACGTTGCAATCGTGAAAAGTGAAACATATTATTGACAAAGTCGATTATATTCATTCTCTTGATCGGATGTCGCTTGCAAAAGAAATCGAAAAACGGGCAACGAAGCGGATGAAATGTTTTGTCCAAGTAAATGTGTCGGGCGAAGCGACGAAACATGGGTTAGCAAAAGAAGAAGTGATTCCATTTATTGAGCAGCTGCGCGATTTTTCCCGTATCGAGGTAATCGGTTTGATGACGATGGCGCCATATACGGATGATGAATCCGTTTTACGTTCATGCTTTCGCCAATTAAAGTTGTTGCAAGAAAATGTACAAGCATTGCACATTCCAAATGCTCCATGTACGGAGCTGTCGATGGGCATGTCCAACGATTACGTGATTGCCATTGAAGAAGGTGCAACTTTTATTCGGCTTGGCACATCGCTTGTCGGCAAAGAATGTTAGGAGGTGAAATCGATGGGATTAATTAAAAAGTTCAAAGATTATTTTTTAGAGGAAGATTATGACGAATATGAAGAAGAGTATGAGGAAGAGGAAGAAACTCGGGAAGCGGCAAAGGAAAATGCGAAATCCAATGTGGTGAGTTTGCAAAGTGTGCAAAAATCGTCCAAAGTAGTGTTAATTGAGCCGAGAGCGTATGCGGAAGCGCAAGAAATCGCTGACCATTTAAAAAATCGCCGCGCAGTGGTTGTGAATTTGCAACGAATTCAACATGACCAAGCGAAACGTATCGTCGACTTTTTAAGCGGCACCGTATACGCGATTGGCGGAGATATTCAGCAAGTTGGCACGAAAATTTTTTTGTGCACGCCAGATAATGTTGACGTGACTGGTTCGATTTCCATCGACAGTGACGTTGATACGCCAATGAAGAGGTGGTAACTGCTTATGGATAGTTTGCTATGGTTTTTAACGACATTGATTCAAATTTATACGTATGCGCTCATTATTTACATTTTGATGTCATGGTTTCCGAATGCGCGTGATACGAAAATCGGGCAGATGCTTGCAACGATTTGTGAGCCGTATTTAGAACCGTTTCGCCGCATTATCCCGCCAATCGGAATGATTGACGTTTCTCCGATTGTCGCCTTTTTAGTGCTCCGTTTTGCGACAAAAGGATTGTACGCTCTTTTTGATATGTTAAATTTAGTGTAAGGAATCCGTTTCAGGGTTCCTTTCTTTCATGAAAGTAAGGTGCTAGCGATGGAAATATACCAGCATTTTCGCAAAGAAGAACATCATTTTATTGATCAAGTGTTAGAATGGCAAGAAACGGTGAAGAGACAATATGCGCCAAAGCTAACCGATTTTTTAGATCCACGCGAGCAACAAATTGTGCAAAGCGTCATTGGCCGTGACGAGGAAGTACATTTTTCATTTTTTGGCGGCGCATCGTTTACGGAACGCAAACGGGCGTTATTGTATCCGCCGTATTTTCAGCCTTCAGAAGAAGATTATGAAATTGCTTTATTTGAGGTCCGTTATCCAAGCAAGTTTGTAACGATCGGGCATCGCCAAGTGTTAGGAGCGCTCATGTCGCTCGGGTTGAGGCGCGGCAAATTTGGTGATATTTTAATGAAGGATGAACAAATTCAATTTTTGGCAGCAAACGAAGTGGCTGACTATATTCGTTTGCATTTGCACGCAATCGGCAAAGCGAATGTTTCGGTTGAAAAAAAGCCGTTAACGGACATCATCAAATTAGAAGAAAATTGGCAAGATGCAATGATTACTGTTTCGTCATTAAGGCTTGATGCGATATTATCGCAAGCGTTTCATGCATCGCGGCAAAAAATCCAATCGTGCATTGAAAACGGCCTTGTCAAAGTGAATTGGAAGATTGTTGATCAGGCTCATTTTGAATGCCGGCAGGGAGACGTTCTTTCCGCGCGCGGGTTTGGCCGCTGCAAAATTATCGCGATGGACGGAAAAACGAAAAAGGATAGATGGCGCATTCGCATTGGAATCCAAAAATAATCAAATGACTGCAGGAATTAATAGAAAAATGTCGAATGATATGGAAAAGGAATTATGCAGACGGAGGTGGCCATTGTGCCTTTAACGCCATTAGATATTCATAATAAAGAATTTAGCCGAGGTTTTCGTGGCTACGATGAAGATGAAGTGAATGAATTTCTTGATCAAGTTATTAAAGATTATGAGATGGTGATTCGCGAAAAAAAGCAGCTCGAGGAAAAGGTAGCGGAGTTGACCGAAAAGCTGAATTACTTTACGAATATTGAAGAAACATTAAACAAATCGATTTTAGTCGCCCAAGAAACGGCGGAAGAAGTGAAGCGGAACGCGCAAAAAGAGGCGAAGCTGATCATTAAGGAAGCGGAGAAAAACGCGGAGCGCATCATCAGCGAAGCGCTCGCGAAATCGCGGAAAATCGCTCTCGAAATCGAAGAACTGAAACGGCAATCGAAAGTGTTCCGCACACGTTTTCGCATGCTCGTTGAGGCACAGCTGGAAATGCTGAATAACAGCGATTGGGATGATTTAATGGAATATGAAGCGCCTGAAGTGGAAACAGGTGAAAGGGAAGAGCTCTCCCAATCTTGACGACAGCCGGACCTTTTGCATATAATATCGAATAAAATGAACATAGTTGTTGACGATGAAGGGGACAGTAGCTCTTTCACCGCTTATTTCAGCGAGCCGGGGATGGTGGAAGCCTGGCATAAGCGAAAGAGTGAAGATCACCCCGGAGTTCCATGCTGAACGAACAAGTAGGCAATGGCGTGTCATTCACGTTACGAATGCAGAGTGGGCTATGGCATGTATACATAGCCAATAAGGGTGGTACCGCGAGACCGTTCTCGTCCCTTTTTGGGAGAGAGCGGTTTTTTACATTTTTGCTGTTTCTCAATTTTCATTTTTGTTAAAAGTTTATCTATTCCAAAGACGGGAGGAATGAGCATGGATTATAAAGAAACACTGTTAATGCCACGCACGGAATTTCCAATGCGCGGAAATTTGCCGAAGCGCGAGCCGCAAATTCAAAAGAAATGGGAAGAAATGGACATTTATCGCAAAGTGCAAGAACGGACAAAAGGCCGCCCGCTGTTTGTGCTGCATGACGGACCGCCATACGCGAACGGCGACATTCATATGGGGCATGCGTTAAATAAAATTTTAAAAGATATCATCGTCCGTTATAAATCGATGAGCGGGTATTGCGCTCCATACGTTCCGGGATGGGACACGCATGGCCTTCCGATTGAAACCGCGCTCACCAAAAAAGGCGTTGACCGGAAATCGATGAGCGTCGCGGAATTTCGCAAGCTTTGTGAACAATATGCGTATGAACAAATCAATAACCAGCGCGAGCAATTCAAGCGCCTGGGCGTGCGCGGCGATTGGGAAAACCCGTATATTACGCTGACACGAGAATATGAGGCGCAACAAATCAAGGTATTTGGCGAAATGGCGAAAAAAGGGCTGATTTATAAAGGCTTAAAGCCGGTATATTGGTCTCCATCAAGCGAATCAGCGCTGGCGGAAGCGGAAATCGAGTATAAAGATAAACGTTCCCCTTCCATTTATGTTGCGTTCCCAGTGAAAGATGGAAAAGGAGTGCTTGACGGGGACGAAAAAATCGTGATCTGGACGACAACACCATGGACGATTCCAGCCAATTTAGCGATTGCCGTCCATCCAGACCTTGATTATCAAGTCGTGGAAACAAACGGCGCGAAATATGTCGTTGCTGCTGCGTTATTAGCATCTGTTGCGAAAGAAATCGGCTGGGACGACGTAACGGTTGTGAAAACAATCAAAGGAAAAGACTTGGAATACGTTGTGGCCAAACATCCGTTTTATGACCGCGATTCTTTAGTTGTTTGCGGCGAACATGTTACGACAGACGCCGGAACA
Protein-coding regions in this window:
- a CDS encoding RNA-binding protein, translated to MEIYQHFRKEEHHFIDQVLEWQETVKRQYAPKLTDFLDPREQQIVQSVIGRDEEVHFSFFGGASFTERKRALLYPPYFQPSEEDYEIALFEVRYPSKFVTIGHRQVLGALMSLGLRRGKFGDILMKDEQIQFLAANEVADYIRLHLHAIGKANVSVEKKPLTDIIKLEENWQDAMITVSSLRLDAILSQAFHASRQKIQSCIENGLVKVNWKIVDQAHFECRQGDVLSARGFGRCKIIAMDGKTKKDRWRIRIGIQK
- the pgeF gene encoding peptidoglycan editing factor PgeF, whose amino-acid sequence is MLDIFQQAGEEMLLLHGRRSFPNLVAGFTTKHGGVSKGAFATFNLGLHVGDEVSSVCRNRQRLADLLQFPLEQWVCCEQIHDARIEKVTSSQSGKGAADYKSAIAGTDGLYTKEAGLLLALCFADCVPLYFMAPKHGMIGLAHAGWRGTVKNIAGEMIHLWHEREHIPLDDIYVAIGPAIGACCYIVDDRVITYVDCILDGEQAPYKQVSIGQYALDLKELNKVLLIQAGVREEHIDISGYCTSCADYLFFSHRRDQGKTGRMMAFIGRKGE
- a CDS encoding YggT family protein produces the protein MDSLLWFLTTLIQIYTYALIIYILMSWFPNARDTKIGQMLATICEPYLEPFRRIIPPIGMIDVSPIVAFLVLRFATKGLYALFDMLNLV
- a CDS encoding cell division protein SepF produces the protein MGLIKKFKDYFLEEDYDEYEEEYEEEEETREAAKENAKSNVVSLQSVQKSSKVVLIEPRAYAEAQEIADHLKNRRAVVVNLQRIQHDQAKRIVDFLSGTVYAIGGDIQQVGTKIFLCTPDNVDVTGSISIDSDVDTPMKRW
- a CDS encoding DivIVA domain-containing protein — protein: MPLTPLDIHNKEFSRGFRGYDEDEVNEFLDQVIKDYEMVIREKKQLEEKVAELTEKLNYFTNIEETLNKSILVAQETAEEVKRNAQKEAKLIIKEAEKNAERIISEALAKSRKIALEIEELKRQSKVFRTRFRMLVEAQLEMLNNSDWDDLMEYEAPEVETGEREELSQS